TTAACTTCAGTCATCATACTTTAATAATACATTTTGGGTTTATAAAGTTTATGATGAGAAATTAGAATAATTATTCAATATTTAATTTGAAATTTTCTAATCCTTGAGAATCTGTTGGTTCCCAATTATAAATAGTTTCTGAGCCATCTTTAATGATGAATAATACTAAAGGTTGCCCATCATTTTTATCTTCATAAGTTATATCAATATTATTTTCTCCAACATAAGTTGAATCAAAAATCTGTTTTTGAAAAACACCATTTTCTTCATTAGAATTTGAGTTAAAGACCTCCTTTTTATTTATTGAAATAACTAATTTATCTTCTTCTCCTAAACCTATCATAAAATGAATATCACCTAGATATTTTTTATTATTTTGATTATTAGGGGCTAAGATTTCTTCATTTTCAACTATATTTTCTTTAATAGGTTGATTTAATACTTCATTTTCGGCTGTAGGTTCTTTTATTTGAGAATTATAGGAATTGTGATTAGGATTAAACATGACACTAAATAGTCCAATTAATAATATAATTGAACCTAAAATTAGAATAAATTTCAAATTAAGTCTGTGTTTGTCTTTATGCATATTATTTGATGAAGTATTTTATATATAAATATGTGTTATTACTGATAGTTTTAAAATTAAATTATTGAAATAATAATTCCTAAAATATTTTCTTTTCTTAATGTGTATTCATCAATAAATAAAGTATTATCACCTTTAGTATATATATTATTTTCATTAATCTTAATTACTCTATGAACAATTATTCTATTATCAATAGGATTATAGAATGCAATAGTTTTATTTAAGTATAGATTAAGGTCTTCAAATTCATAATTTTTAATAATTACTATATCTCCCACTTCAATACTTGGAAGCATAGAGTCTGATTGAATAATGAAAATAGGAGTTGCAGAATTTAAAATAGTAAATATTGAAAGAAAGAAAATTAGAATGATTTGAATTTCGATTATAGTTAAGTATTTATAATTTATTTTCATTTTAATTCTCCTACATTTATTAATTTGTAAGTTAGATTTGATTCATTTAAATATACTAAAAAATTGTTTATGAATTCTAGGTAAAGTTCTGAGTCATAATATAGTTTAACTTCTTCTACTTGATATTTTTTA
The sequence above is drawn from the Candidatus Woesearchaeota archaeon genome and encodes:
- a CDS encoding signal peptidase I, with product MKINYKYLTIIEIQIILIFFLSIFTILNSATPIFIIQSDSMLPSIEVGDIVIIKNYEFEDLNLYLNKTIAFYNPIDNRIIVHRVIKINENNIYTKGDNTLFIDEYTLRKENILGIIISII